In the genome of Botrytis cinerea B05.10 chromosome 5, complete sequence, one region contains:
- the Bcpho23 gene encoding Bcpho23, translated as MKSTKAPPSDPSSSRRAQPLRQTRNNPPRSSISGSRPLGSRGSIGGGDGVSNADQTVEIFPAITQFADAISALPKELVRHFTLLKEVDAKVFGPEEELARLVDIALNTPPPTTLNYPFNSRSASTNGLHSLSNLNNSLTNGNGGHAGSSTEMQGESFAPVNPAYAIYHAPNMPRRRQFQACASYMQNMLVSLDEKNHVISTAGEALNKQLSRLDQCFPHIENEVSEEARHGSTTHWAYPENRTSRANPVGSSRRDAPPVNNTSAAAQQVAEEHAARSDSRKQALLARKGAKTQHADSDFDDTHEGRKADSNKRPHGNSKARKAATATAAETTANVGLGITNGNGTNGNPPKRRKVEKTTNAGSSTERALNGVFGINGSASKGKAASPRATPAPDGTKKPARARAAPNGQARKRNNTTTSAMSPSLASSPIRTTFPDIKPPGRASPAPVNGGRPASARARQNSVQSLADTTRQAQSSASHKLNGNTPGTPDLAAAASVTGKTVPEVKATMKEAGTNGKGEHVLEDAQPQNPEVLGAIVVGNSRESMKREETVESNGDSMQGIQSTTITTKSGRASKPSTPAMPSFVEPPRSRSSRSIPDTISTAKRSHKKGAGAAAQLIAQQNLEPDDTTSSAQGDDEDIEIDADEPTYCYCNGVSYGEMVACDNGSCQKEWFHLECVGLKIAPRGNAKWYCDDCKEKMKNKRFNNGR; from the exons ATGAAATCCACAAAAGCACCTCCTTCGGACCCCTCTTCGAGCCGCAGAGCTCAGCCTCTACGGCAAACACGAAACAATCCACCAAGATCCTCTATCTCTGGTTCTCGACCTTTGGGGTCAAGAGGTTCGATTGGCGGCGGTGATGGAGTATCGAATGCGGATCAGACCGTCGAAATATTCCCTGCGATAACCCAGTTCGCAGATGCTATATCTGCATTGCCAAAGGAACTCGTGCGACACTTTACATTACTGAAAGAAGTCGATGCGAAAGTATTTGGGCCAGAAGAAGAGCTCGCAAGACTCGTCGACATTGCGCTCAACACCCCACCACCGACAACACTCAATTATCCTTTCAACTCAAGATCAGCATCTACAAATGGGCTTCATAGCTTATCCAATCTAAACAATTCATTAACAAATGGCAACGGCGGTCATGCGGGCTCGTCGACGGAGATGCAAGGGGAATCGTTCGCTCCCGTCAACCCAGCGTATGCTATCTATCATGCTCCTAACATGCCTAGAAGAAGGCAATTCCAAGCATGTGCTAGTTATATGCAAAATATGTTGGTCTCTCTCGATGAAAAAAACCATGTCATCTCAACGGCTGGCGAAGCACTAAACAAACAACTCTCGCGTCTTGATCAATGTTTTCCGCACATCGAAAACGAAGTAAGCGAAGAAGCACGGCACGGCAGTACTACACATTGGGCATATCCCGAGAACAGAACATCTAGGGCGAATCCTGTTGGTAGCTCTAGAAGGGATGCCCCTCCTGTCAATAATACTAGTGCTGCGGCCCAGCAAGTGGCCGAAGAACACGCTGCGAGGAGTGATTCTAGGAAGCAAGCATTGCTTGCAAGAAAAGGAGCCAAGACCCAGCATGCAGACTCAGATTTCGATGATACTCACGAAGGAAGAAAGGCAGATTCAAACAAAAGACCACACGGAAATAGCAAGGCTCGGAAagctgctactgctactgccGCCGAGACCACAGCGAATGTTGGACTTGGAATAACGAATGGAAATGGCACAAATGGAAATCCACCGAAAAGGCGAAAGGTTGAGAAAACTACGAATGCCGGTTCATCAACGGAACGTGCTCTGAATGGCGTTTTTGGTATCAATGGATCCGCGTCAAAGGGCAAGGCAGCGAGTCCTAGGGCAACCCCAGCACCAGATGGAACCAAGAAACCGGCCAGAGCTAGAGCAGCACCAAATGGACAAGCAAGAAAAAG GAACAATACGACGACTTCTGCAATGTCGCCCTCGTTAGCATCCTCTCCAATTCGAACTACATTTCCTGATATTAAGCCTCCGGGACGAGCATCCCCTGCTCCTGTGAATGGTGGAAGACCGGCTTCAGCAAGGGCTCGACAGAATTCAGTACAATCACTTGCGGATACAACACGACAAGCTCAATCTTCAGCTTCGCACAAGCTAAACGGAAATACGCCTGGCACGCCCGACCTGGCAGCAGCAGCAAGTGTAACAGGGAAAACTGTCCCAGAAGTAAAGGCAACAATGAAAGAGGCCGGTACAAATGGTAAGGGAGAGCATGTCCTTGAGGATGCTCAACCACAAAATCCAGAAGTCCTAGGTGCCATAGTAGTAGGGAACAGCAGAGAAAGTATGAAGCGAGAGGAGACTGTAGAATCAAATGGAGATTCTATGCAGGGAATTCAATCAACAACGATAACAACAAAGAGTGGCAGAGCAAGCAAACCTTCAACGCCGGCAATGCCTTCTTTCGTCGAACCACCTCGTTCAAGATCATCGCGCAGCATTCCAGACACCATATCCACAGCCAAAAGAAGTCATAAGAAAGGTGCAGGCGCAGCGGCTCAACTCATCGCCCAACAAAATTTGGAGCCCGATGATACGACAAGCAGTGCCCaaggtgatgatgaagacatTGAAATAGACGCAGATGAGCCTACCTACTGTTACTGCAATGGCGTTAGTTACGGGGAGATGGTAGCCTGTGATAATGGTAGTTGTCAGAAGGAGTGGTTCCATCTTGAATGCGTGGGCCTCAAAATTGCACCTAGAGGCAATG CAAAATGGTACTGTGATGATTGtaaagagaaaatgaagaacaaGCGATTCAACAACGGACGATAA
- the Bcrer2 gene encoding Bcrer2, whose protein sequence is MSSRHVSQLRKWMLASPPIEWGIDKLRELLIGALRQGPIPQHVAFVMDGNRRFARSHKIETVEGHNLGFEALARILEVCYKSGVKVVTVYAFSIENFKRSKYEVDALMEMAKVKLVQLAQHGDLLDRYGASVRVLGQRNLVKDDVLEAIDRAVDMTKSNGDCALNICFPYTSRDEITTAIKTTVEDYSKPTHTQQRPFSQTRITQKLKSRNVNSTSKSAVRASSPTPSNISEPDESVSSSTTLNPEPSPISSPEAGVFPDPESISIDTLEENLFTAGDPPLDLLIRTSGVNRLSDFMLWQCHEDTEIVFLDCLWPEFDLWQFLPVLVEWQWKQKHVEEKTQSKGITASNIKNR, encoded by the exons ATGTCTTCGAGGCATGTCTCGCAGCTCCGGAAATGGATGCTAGCCTCGCCGCCCATCGAATGGGGCATTGATAAGCTGAGAGAGTTACTTATTGGCGCATTGCGACAGGGTCCTATTCCTCAGCATGTGGCATTTGTGATGGACGGGAACAGACGGTTTGCGCGAAGTCACAAGATAGAGACAGTTGAGGGGCATAATCTGGGATTTGAGGCTCTAGCAAGA ATATTAGAAGTCTGCTATAAGTCTGGAGTGAAGGTGGTGACCGTTTACGCATTCAGTATAGAGAACTTCAAACGTTCAAAATATGAGGTAGATGCTCTCATGGAAATGGCAAAAGTTAAGCTGGTACAATTGGCGCAACATGGAGATCTTCTGGACAGATACGGAGCCAGCGTTCGAGTTCTCGGTCAGAGGAACTTAGTCAAAGACGATGTATTGGAAGCCATCGATAGAGCTGTGGACATGACAAAGAGCAACGGAGA CTGCGCACTCAACATTTGCTTCCCATACACATCTCGAGACGAAATCACAACCGCAATCAAGACTACTGTAGAAGACTACTCGAAACCAACACATACACAGCAGCGACCATTCTCGCAGACTCGAATAACACAAAAGCTCAAGTCAAGGAATGTCAATTCGACTTCAAAGTCGGCCGTAAGAGCGAGCTCCCCTACTCCGTCAAACATATCTGAACCAGACGAATCCGTCTCATCTTCCACAACTCTAAATCCAGAGCCATCGCCAATAAGCAGCCCCGAAGCTGGAGTGTTCCCCGATCCCGAATCAATATCCATAGACACGCTTGAAGAAAATCTATTCACTGCTGGGGATCCTCCTTTAGATCTCTTGATTCGAACGAGTGGAGTTAATAGATTAAGCGACTTCATGTTATGGCAATGCCACGAGGACACAGAGATAGTTTTCTTGGATTGTTTGTGGCCTGAATTTGATTTGTGGCAGTTTCTACCTGTCTTGGTAGAATGGCAATGGAAACAGAAGCATGTCGAAGAAAAGACGCAAAGTAAAGGAATAACGgcatcaaatatcaaaaatcgtTAG